DNA from Thunnus maccoyii chromosome 5, fThuMac1.1, whole genome shotgun sequence:
AACACATGTCATAACATGTAGGATTGGCAAGTTAGTCACATCGCTGTTATGAAATATCTTCtgagattttgttgatttttagcAATGGCTTACTATATTAACACCATTATGACCAGGATATTGCAAAATAATTTTCACAATAAACCTGTTTAACCAATTTTGTGGTGTtgaatactttattttattctgtttttagtaGTTATAGAtatcactttaaaaaatatacagtatcacATGTCATATGTTCACTTATGatcataatatatattaatgacattttattttttttcagatcaTCTCCAGTCCACATCTTTGGCAACAGTAATAGTTTACATTCCTACGCCCGGCCCCCATTAGCCAGTAGTGCACCCAACCCCTCCAGAGGCCACCTCAGGGAGCGCAGGCGTGTCAGGGTAACTTTTCACTTCTAAAAAACATCCAGTCCTGTGATTATGTTCTTTTAAATTCTGTATCAGTATTGCCTACTGGCATactgacattgttttttagaGTTCATTGTGttctaacatgttttttttttaattatgtacaACAGGCCAGCAGTGAATCAGAGTCTGGAGTTTTCTCGATGTCCTCATCATTTTCTGATGACGAAGACATGGCCTGGTCTCACTCCTGGCCCTCCACTGCCTGGCACTGCTTCCTTAAAGGTATGTAGATATACACTCATGTACATAGTCATCTAtcagtacatacacacacttacacccATCTAGACACGCACATTCAGTATCACCGTGGTCTTTTCTTAGAATTTctagaaaaagaaaagcctcATGGcttaaaagcacaataaaagGTAACAGTCCACATGTTAACGTAAGTGTTGCCCAGTCACAAGTTTACAGGGATGGAACGTGCTCCTAAATGGATCGACAGGTCTTGTAATAATACTACAGAACAACAAAGTCATTCATTAACATAAAGCTGATTAAAGTTTTTATACCACATTTTCTATTATGATCAGTTTAGAAGCAATTTTATTTCCATCTATGAgtcaaacatttcaacaatgtatgtaaatatgccTGCAATTTATGTGGTCAAAACATTACTAATTGGGCCATTAACTTCACTGCTCTTGAAGTGTGCTGATGACAGACAGTAATCTGTTGTTTGCTGAGAAGATCCTTCATTTACAATCATTCCCAACcaagaaaaacattaattaaaatatttatagagAAGGTCTGCCCTCTGGTGTCCAAACAGCAATATTGCATTCATTTTCCAGCATTCTCCTTTCAGCCCCAAGAGATAACTGctcattcatcattttacatTGTTGTGTTGATATTCAGGAACTCGCCTGCGCTTCCATCGAGGTCCTAATGTGGAGTGGCAGGAAGCTGATGAACTTGGGGATTCTGATGATGATTCAGATGATGAGACCATGatgtcatcctcctcctctctcaagGTGGGCAACAAATAGTGATATGTCTGTAAAATGATCCAAAATATTCTGCTATACTCTAGAATACTTGATATATTCATATAAACCTGAAATCTAGCATTGCTGCCTCTCTTGCTAGATCAGTGATTCCTTTTCAGTGTGTCTTCTGTAGACTTTACAAATTCTTTGAATGGCCACAAGATGGCAGAAAGAATTACAGTGACAGAGACTGAGTGCAAGAAAAGTCCTCAAACACATAACATCCTTGATGAGTTGGAGTGGCGGTCCAATAAAGTATTACGTAGACCGAGTTTTCAGACAATTGGGCACCAAGTTGTTTTTACACCAATTCTTATTTGGCGGTGATTTCAGTTCTTTTGTCTTGCTGGTGAGTAAAGATTCATCTGATTGGccttttgtttcatttacagAGATTTGGTTCAGAGGGGCTTAAATTAGTGAGCCATGAAGAGACAATATCTTTTGGCCAGGCAGTTCTtaaactgacctttgaccctggcTCACCCGATGACGGCCTTTTGACAGCTGAATGCCGATTGGATCACCCATTTTTTGTCAgaaataaaggtaaaataatactgtttaaaaacaattctttaactatttcttgttttctgtttttagtccATAAGATACATGTCAGCTTTGTTGGCAAGAGAAGAGAGCAAAATTacatcaaaaacagatttttaaagcAATATGGGGAATGAGTATTTGCCAACATAAGCTTTGCTTTCACTGACCAAATGTTGTTTGCAAATGcaaattatttagttttatgaataacagctttttaaaaaataaacagcttTGAGATAAAATTAATCTGTAATCAACCATCTGTGTTTTTCAGGGTGGGCCTCCTTTTATCCGAGCCTTACTGTGGTGCACCATGGGATCCCTTGCTATGAGATGCAACTGGGCGATGTGTGCCTGCCGCCAAACCACCCAGATGCCATTAACTGTGATGACTCTGTTGTCTTTGACACTTTCAGAAGGTACAAACCCCCCAACTAATGTGATCTTTCTTTGCATAAGAGACTGAAGTACAGCATTTGTGTCTACAGTATCTGTGTGAAGAACACTTATATCGTTAATGAAAGTCTAATGCAAACACATAGTtgaatgtgcacacacacaccccaaagAAGCAGCCTTGCTCCCCTTGAATTTTGTCATAATATTAAGTTTGATATTAAGTACAGTCTTGTTTCCTCTCAGGACagaaatatttgaacttcaaaGTTAATATCTATAAATACCATCTATTATCTATACAATGGTAACATGAAACTTTATTGTACTcaattgtatttaaatattttacatctttattatcttattttacaAAGTATATAAACTATTCATAGACTTCTTTTTATTATGACTTAAAGCTTGTAGAACAAATTATACTGCATAAAGTGTGATTGTTCTTCTGTCTATATATAGCTTTGAATAAATACCACTACAAACAAGAGTTACAAATATCTTTTGCAccctgaaaacaaaataactaattcataaatatgtttttgtgttcacTCATTACATGGAACATGTGTGTCTACAATTGTTCAAAATTATTTATAGATTCAAGAGAAATCTTGACAATTTGAACAAAGTTTAAAGGCcatttttttgacttttggtTGATATACAAACTACACTtgtacatacaaatacacaaaaaaagttacagATAAAATGTGACCGCTTAGAGGAACATAGTAttaatttctgtctgtcttttccttCCCCTCTGCTACAGTTATGACTTCACCCCATTAGATTCCTCAGCAGTGTATGTTCTCAGCAGCATGGCTCGTCAGCGCAGAACCTCCCTGTCCAGCAGTGGTGCTGTCAGTCCAGACTGTGATAAACTTGAGCGCTCCAGCTCCCCACAATCCTCGAATAGCAAATCAAACAGGAGCCACGCCTCAGGGACAGCCAGTGGTGCCACACCTACAAAATGCAAGCGGCCAATGAATGCCTTCATGCTCTTTGCCAAGAAGTACAGAGTGGAGTACACACAGATGTATCCTGGGAAGGACAACAGGTGTGCTAAATAGACTCAATGCACTCATCACACTATCATACATAACAGTAGCTTTTCTTGTACAGGAGAATGAAGTTAATGAATGTCTTCATCACTGTGTCACATCTTAAGGTCACGTTAGGCCTTCCAACTAACCGTGTCATGGTccaatgttaaaaataaataaatattgagcAGAGTTATCATGAGCACAGTGTTGCAGTTTATAGTCTGGTAGTGTAAGGCTAATGCTATGCCTCATGAACCTCAAAGACCCTAAAGCTGCCAGTGTTCTTCATCAGGTGTTAACACAGTTTTAACACTGAAAATTAGGTGGCTGTATCcgacaatttctgtaactttcagAAACTGCCAATCCAACATGAGTGCCCACTTCACACAGTGGTTggccaggtgtgtggaggtgaaaggagggtttgaacttctctctgaAGATTTCTCTTCTCATTCTGTCGTTTTTTTTGTGTAGAAACAAGCGCAACATTATGATTGCCTTTCCCTCTCTATGACGGTCAGCTTTTCACCCTGCCTTCGAGTGTCGCCATTCAGAACAGCTATAAATACTTTTGTCTTCTGATGTGGTTGGAGAACACGTCGAATGAACTAGTTCTTTTCAAGCAGTACCCAGTCCAAAGGGCGAGGATAAAGTAACACTCTTGGATAGTAAAATCttaagaaagttaaaaaaaaaaaaaaaaggagcccAGGGAGCATCTGGGTCATTCTTTCAGCTCTGTATTTGTTTTGGCAGTAATGTAGAGGCAGGAAAAGTGACAATTACACTGGTAGATTGCCAGTTCTAATACTTGGACCAGCTGTGAAAATGTGGtagcaaatgaaaaacactctctcctctctcctccacgAAGGAGCCCATGAGAAATGCACTTATCTCACCACCAGAATTTGCCTGATAATTTATTAAGTTAATCATCACTCAGCCAGTGTGGGTCCCACTGCTGACATAATAGAAGACCTTCCGCATTACGTCCAGTGAATATGTTGGCTTACCAAATTAAGTCATTTAATTAGGCACTCTGGAAAACCACACAGTGTATACTgttaattcatcatttaataCCTGCGAcctaaaattaaatgataaattttaattttaaagagCTGTAGTTGCAGATCCTGTAAAAATGCACACAGGCTTTAGTCATTTTCCCAGTACATAAAAAGGTaatgggaaaaaagaaaaagaaagtttcaCAGATCCTTTTAAGACAATAATAATCTGAAAAAGGTGAGCCCTTGATCTTCTGACTCTAACCTTTCATTTCAGAGCCATTAGTGTCATCCTGGGTGACAAGTGGAAGAAGATGAaaagtgaggagaggaggatgtaCACCATGGAGGCCAAGGCTCTGGCTGAGGAGCAGAAAAGGCTCAATCCAGACTGCTGGAAACGTAAAAGAACCAATTCAGTAAGGACCAATTTC
Protein-coding regions in this window:
- the hbp1 gene encoding HMG box-containing protein 1 yields the protein MDESFDPLKCNEDLPSSPGCHMDYDDMPELQEVEEDQRSPGLFQVGAGVSHQELSCSPSTNWLAELANIATSPQSPLLKDAPHKRSSPVHIFGNSNSLHSYARPPLASSAPNPSRGHLRERRRVRASSESESGVFSMSSSFSDDEDMAWSHSWPSTAWHCFLKGTRLRFHRGPNVEWQEADELGDSDDDSDDETMMSSSSSLKRFGSEGLKLVSHEETISFGQAVLKLTFDPGSPDDGLLTAECRLDHPFFVRNKGWASFYPSLTVVHHGIPCYEMQLGDVCLPPNHPDAINCDDSVVFDTFRSYDFTPLDSSAVYVLSSMARQRRTSLSSSGAVSPDCDKLERSSSPQSSNSKSNRSHASGTASGATPTKCKRPMNAFMLFAKKYRVEYTQMYPGKDNRAISVILGDKWKKMKSEERRMYTMEAKALAEEQKRLNPDCWKRKRTNSGSQQT